The Coffea arabica cultivar ET-39 chromosome 9e, Coffea Arabica ET-39 HiFi, whole genome shotgun sequence genome has a window encoding:
- the LOC113709722 gene encoding GDSL esterase/lipase At5g33370 — MAPLGTMLVLLSLVLGSAKIIPQAEARAFFVFGDSLVDNGNNNYLVTTARADTPPYGIDFPTHSPTGRFSNGYNLPDLIGQYYGLEATLPYLSPELSGDKLLHGANFASAGVGILNDTGVQFINIIGMYDQIAYFLQYQKRLSDQIGAENATKLVKESLVLITLGGNDFVNNYYLIPYSPRSQQFNLQDYCNYLISEYRKILQRLHEVGAERVIVTGTGPLGCVPAELAMRSSNGECADELQTAASLFNPQLAEMLTGLNKEIGSDVFVAANTNRAHMDFIANPQAFGFETAKIACCGQGPYNGIGLCTPFSNLCPNRDTYVFWDAFHPTERANRLIVQQMFNGSTFYMNPMNISTIKILDP; from the exons ATGGCTCCATTGGGTACAATGCTGGTCCTCCTTTCATTAGTACTGGGCAGTGCAAAAATAATTCCTCAAGCAGAAGCTCGGGCATTTTTTGTGTTCGGTGATTCTTTGGTCGATAATGGAAACAACAACTACTTGGTCACCACTGCTCGCGCCGACACACCACCGTATGGAATTGATTTTCCGACGCACAGTCCCACCGGTCGTTTCTCAAATGGCTATAACCTCCCTGACTTGATAG GTCAATACTATGGCTTGGAAGCAACATTGCCATACTTGAGTCCGGAGCTTTCTGGGGATAAGCTGCTTCATGGGGCTAACTTTGCCTCTGCTGGAGTCGGCATCCTTAATGACACTGGAGTCCAATTT ATTAATATCATTGGGATGTACGATCAAATAGCATACTTTCTGCAGTACCAGAAGCGACTGAGCGATCAAATTGGAGCTGAAAATGCTACGAAACTCGTCAAGGAGTCCCTTGTTCTGATCACTTTGGGTGGCAACGATTTCGTCAACAACTATTACTTGATACCTTACTCTCCAAGGTCTCAGCAATTCAATCTCCAAGACTACTGTAATTACCTCATCTCTGAATATCGAAAAATTTTACAG AGACTACATGAAGTAGGAGCGGAAAGGGTAATAGTGACGGGAACAGGACCATTGGGATGTGTCCCAGCAGAATTAGCCATGCGGAGCAGCAATGGTGAATGTGCAGATGAACTGCAAACTGCCGCATCACTTTTCAATCCCCAACTAGCCGAAATGCTCACTGGACTAAACAAAGAGATAGGCAGTGATGTCTTTGTTGCTGCAAACACCAATCGAGCACACATGGATTTCATTGCCAACCCTCAAGCATTTG GTTTTGAGACAGCTAAGATAGCATGTTGTGGACAAGGCCCTTATAATGGGATTGGACTTTGCACACCTTTTTCCAACTTGTGCCCCAACAGAGACACATATGTATTCTGGGATGCTTTTCATCCAACTGAAAGGGCCAACAGGTTGATTGTGCAGCAGATGTTCAATGGCTCAACATTTTACATGAATCCCATGAACATTAGCACCATCAAGATTTTGGATCCATAG